The following coding sequences lie in one Sporocytophaga myxococcoides DSM 11118 genomic window:
- a CDS encoding T9SS type A sorting domain-containing protein, translating into MKNNFKFSFLVILTCFSSFVSGQGITKIDIAAGLAAGTITATNSPFDGGVLANVFDQDFNTLARCNASNNPMEITLTFKTPQQFKASKVLSATPAEWTLESASSLSDLVSKSGTYSLIVNKDPAVANVYDSIGFTIRTASHIRLTLKRTTSDFYPHLRGWELFGTPANDKNAPDFSVCYIKRLPQIDYVVNSANPKVDGWPAAGSYVKWRAYVKSWSPIARKNIKYHWLWNDMPIDSGVVNFAPNGLAYVDYNTFWSFDRNELTFIIDFDNAVKEVVETNNNLLIHTDAISLNLYVEESLYNYFHKYQRGLKGGNKSNSFEDWAQILHVSRWNRMFESIKSAEAPKGVLDRIRIDSIVVVPDNALPLNGGLATNNPNLNDFSVDLQWGFPSSLLTTGLYADTVNVTYKNPFYFEGPLLHELGHARYVFDNYGYDVHDKNGDVLNIKENGIFIGGSQYLPKISFDAVHLCPHKGLMNGEYTYVDRYSAAAFNLIAGHRAISGNCNLPGNAGVYLNDLPNKNILIISDSVSRPISNADIKIFQSAPPSGSAYYVKYFDSIPEFTLVSGPYNGKVVLPKNPFQTDGHISNPGEGIVLVRVETSTAIGYAFFESTWCNLAYWRGLTESATYSLKVKMIAKSSPVTRSGMFTSMSDQITIYPNPAIGSLMTLNVPESDLDKEILIFDMNSMIKYTGNILGNEPLLNIPIDYLQSGIYILMVKDANGVTVKKFEVLK; encoded by the coding sequence ATGAAAAACAATTTCAAATTCAGCTTTTTGGTTATCCTGACTTGCTTCTCATCTTTTGTAAGTGGTCAGGGCATTACAAAGATAGACATTGCAGCAGGACTTGCTGCGGGAACTATAACTGCCACAAATTCTCCATTTGATGGAGGCGTCCTGGCCAATGTCTTTGATCAGGATTTTAATACTTTAGCAAGGTGTAATGCTTCTAACAATCCGATGGAAATAACGCTAACTTTTAAAACTCCCCAGCAATTTAAAGCGAGTAAAGTGTTGTCTGCTACTCCGGCTGAGTGGACTTTGGAGAGCGCCAGTTCATTATCGGATCTTGTTAGTAAATCCGGAACTTATTCACTAATTGTGAACAAGGATCCTGCAGTTGCCAATGTTTATGATTCTATCGGATTTACAATTCGAACTGCAAGTCATATCCGCTTAACCCTTAAGAGAACAACTTCTGATTTTTATCCTCATCTGAGGGGCTGGGAACTGTTTGGTACACCTGCAAATGATAAAAATGCTCCCGATTTTAGTGTTTGTTACATCAAAAGATTACCTCAGATTGATTATGTTGTGAATAGTGCTAATCCTAAAGTTGATGGTTGGCCTGCAGCAGGCTCGTATGTTAAGTGGAGGGCATATGTTAAAAGCTGGTCGCCAATAGCAAGAAAGAACATTAAATATCATTGGTTATGGAATGATATGCCGATTGATTCAGGAGTTGTGAACTTTGCGCCTAATGGCCTGGCATATGTTGATTATAATACATTCTGGTCTTTTGACAGGAATGAGCTTACTTTTATTATTGACTTTGATAATGCAGTAAAGGAGGTTGTTGAGACCAATAATAATCTGTTAATACATACCGATGCCATATCGCTTAACCTATACGTCGAAGAATCTCTTTATAATTATTTTCACAAATATCAGAGAGGATTGAAAGGAGGAAATAAGTCTAATTCTTTTGAAGACTGGGCACAGATACTTCATGTTTCCAGGTGGAACAGAATGTTTGAGAGTATTAAATCTGCTGAAGCGCCCAAAGGTGTTCTTGACAGAATTCGTATAGATAGCATTGTCGTAGTTCCGGACAATGCACTTCCTTTAAATGGGGGTTTGGCTACAAATAACCCGAACTTAAATGATTTTTCTGTGGACTTGCAGTGGGGGTTTCCATCATCATTATTAACCACAGGATTATACGCAGATACTGTTAATGTTACATATAAGAATCCATTTTATTTTGAAGGTCCCTTACTGCACGAGCTAGGACATGCAAGATATGTGTTTGATAATTATGGATATGATGTGCACGATAAAAATGGTGATGTTTTAAATATTAAGGAAAATGGAATATTTATTGGCGGTTCTCAATATCTTCCGAAAATATCTTTCGATGCTGTACACCTTTGTCCCCATAAAGGATTAATGAATGGAGAATATACCTACGTAGACAGATACTCTGCTGCAGCATTTAATTTAATTGCCGGTCATCGCGCTATTTCCGGTAATTGCAATTTACCAGGCAATGCTGGAGTCTACTTAAATGATCTGCCGAATAAAAATATTCTTATCATTAGTGATTCTGTAAGTCGGCCTATATCCAATGCTGATATAAAGATATTCCAGTCCGCACCACCTTCTGGATCTGCATATTATGTTAAATATTTTGATAGTATACCAGAATTTACTCTGGTAAGCGGTCCTTATAACGGGAAAGTTGTATTACCTAAAAATCCATTCCAGACAGATGGACATATTAGCAACCCTGGAGAAGGAATTGTCCTTGTAAGAGTTGAAACTTCAACTGCTATCGGTTATGCATTCTTTGAATCTACCTGGTGCAATCTGGCCTATTGGAGAGGATTAACGGAATCAGCAACGTACTCACTTAAAGTTAAAATGATAGCAAAATCTTCTCCGGTGACTAGAAGTGGAATGTTTACCAGTATGTCAGATCAAATAACAATTTATCCTAATCCAGCTATTGGATCTCTAATGACTCTTAATGTTCCTGAGTCCGATTTAGACAAGGAGATTCTAATTTTTGATATGAACTCAATGATAAAATACACAGGAAACATCTTAGGTAATGAGCCTTTATTAAATATTCCGATAGATTATTTGCAGAGTGGTATCTATATCCTGATGGTCAAAGATGCAAATGGTGTGACGGTTAAGAAATTTGAAGTATTGAAGTAA
- a CDS encoding group III truncated hemoglobin, protein MVTDRLKDIASEEDVKLMVDSFYEKVNKDELLFYVFNDFSKVNWEKHLPKMYQFWNYLLLGIPEYKGRPFPVHTQLPIDSKHFDTWVRLFKSNIDQQFSGPVADMAKVKGEQIALTFQYRMGLL, encoded by the coding sequence ATGGTAACAGACCGATTAAAGGATATTGCATCTGAAGAAGATGTAAAACTTATGGTAGATTCCTTTTACGAAAAGGTGAACAAAGATGAGCTGTTGTTTTATGTTTTCAATGACTTTTCAAAGGTTAACTGGGAGAAACATCTTCCTAAAATGTATCAGTTCTGGAATTATCTTTTATTAGGTATACCAGAGTATAAAGGCCGGCCATTTCCTGTACACACCCAGTTGCCTATTGATTCCAAACACTTTGATACCTGGGTTCGACTATTTAAGTCTAATATAGATCAACAGTTTTCAGGTCCTGTTGCAGACATGGCAAAAGTTAAAGGGGAGCAGATAGCACTTACATTTCAATATAGAATGGGTCTTCTGTAG
- a CDS encoding acyl-CoA desaturase: MIIFYFFLAHWYLSLFAQTFFLHRYAAHQMFTMSKTWEKVFYVMTFIFQGSSYLSPYAYGVMHRLHHAYADTDKDPHSPSYSRNLFDMMWKTKNIYNDVLNHRANIEAKFTKGVPYWGFIEKLGDTWAVRIGWGVVYTLVYMEFATAWWMYLLLPIHYLMGPVHGAIINWFAHKFGYVNFKVSDTAKNLLPFDFLMMGESYHNNHHKLGGRANFGVKWHEFDPTYPVIKLLNFIGVIKLKLNNDLNYM; the protein is encoded by the coding sequence ATGATTATATTTTATTTCTTTCTGGCGCACTGGTACCTTTCCTTGTTTGCCCAGACATTCTTTCTCCACAGATATGCTGCTCATCAAATGTTTACAATGAGTAAAACATGGGAAAAAGTATTCTACGTAATGACGTTTATATTTCAGGGATCGTCTTATTTAAGTCCCTATGCCTATGGTGTGATGCACAGATTGCATCATGCCTATGCTGATACGGATAAAGATCCACATTCTCCTTCCTATTCCAGAAACCTTTTTGATATGATGTGGAAGACAAAAAATATTTATAATGATGTATTAAACCATAGAGCAAATATTGAAGCAAAATTTACCAAAGGTGTACCATACTGGGGATTTATAGAAAAGCTTGGCGATACTTGGGCTGTGAGAATAGGATGGGGAGTGGTTTACACACTCGTTTATATGGAATTTGCAACTGCCTGGTGGATGTATTTATTGCTACCAATCCACTATTTAATGGGGCCAGTACATGGTGCAATTATCAATTGGTTTGCACATAAATTTGGATATGTAAACTTCAAGGTTTCCGACACTGCTAAAAATTTGCTTCCATTTGATTTCCTTATGATGGGAGAGAGCTATCATAATAACCATCACAAGCTTGGAGGAAGGGCAAACTTCGGCGTTAAATGGCACGAGTTTGATCCAACTTATCCAGTAATAAAGCTCTTAAACTTTATTGGGGTAATAAAACTAAAACTGAATAATGACTTAAACTATATGTGA
- the hemN gene encoding oxygen-independent coproporphyrinogen III oxidase translates to MERNNLIRKYNVPGPRYTSYPTVPYWDNDLFNQEKWQEEIFKSFSNDHEEVSLYIHLPYCESLCTFCGCNTRITVNHDVEIPYINTVLKEWILYLKLMKKTPVIKEIHLGGGTPTFFKPENLKMLIDGILETCSTAPDAEFGFEGHPNNTTEQHLKTLYDLGFRRVSFGIQDFDPVVQHAIHRIQTYDSVKTVTEIARTIGYTSIGYDIIYGLPFQTISGIEDTVQKVRQLKPDRIAFYSYAHVPWIKPGQRKFSEADLPSDEAKRNLYERGRDLLEQAGYIEIGMDHFALKSDSLYKASVNKTLHRNFMGYTSQYTSRLIGLGVSAISDLWGAYAQNVKVVEDYIAKVNEGKIPVFKGHILSNQDMIIRQHILNIMCRFYTSWSSPGEQSTGLYDGIGRMKELEQDDLIRFGLYSLEVTEKGRPFMRNICMALDARMHATSAKEVKFSKVV, encoded by the coding sequence ATGGAAAGAAATAATCTTATCAGGAAATACAATGTGCCAGGGCCAAGATATACCAGTTATCCGACTGTGCCATACTGGGACAACGATCTGTTCAATCAAGAGAAATGGCAGGAGGAAATCTTTAAATCATTTAGTAATGATCATGAAGAAGTGAGTCTGTACATACATCTTCCATATTGTGAAAGTCTTTGCACATTTTGTGGCTGCAATACAAGGATTACTGTCAATCATGATGTGGAGATTCCATACATCAATACAGTATTAAAAGAGTGGATCCTGTATTTAAAGCTCATGAAAAAAACTCCGGTTATTAAAGAAATCCATTTGGGAGGTGGTACTCCGACATTCTTTAAGCCAGAGAACCTTAAGATGCTTATTGATGGAATTCTTGAAACATGTTCAACAGCTCCCGACGCAGAGTTCGGATTTGAAGGGCATCCCAATAATACTACGGAACAACATCTTAAAACCCTTTATGATCTTGGTTTCAGAAGAGTAAGTTTTGGGATACAGGATTTTGATCCGGTGGTTCAACATGCTATTCATCGTATTCAGACTTATGATAGTGTTAAAACTGTTACAGAGATTGCCAGGACTATAGGCTACACCTCTATAGGATATGATATTATATATGGTTTGCCCTTTCAAACTATTTCAGGAATAGAAGACACCGTTCAAAAAGTAAGACAGCTGAAACCGGACCGTATTGCTTTTTATAGTTATGCGCATGTGCCATGGATAAAGCCAGGACAAAGAAAATTTTCAGAAGCTGATCTTCCTTCTGATGAAGCAAAAAGAAATTTATATGAAAGAGGAAGAGACCTTCTGGAGCAGGCTGGTTATATAGAAATAGGAATGGATCATTTCGCGCTGAAGTCAGATTCTCTTTATAAAGCTTCAGTTAATAAAACCCTGCATAGAAACTTCATGGGTTATACCAGTCAATATACTTCAAGATTGATAGGACTTGGCGTTTCTGCTATCAGTGATCTGTGGGGAGCGTATGCTCAGAATGTTAAAGTAGTGGAAGATTATATTGCTAAAGTAAATGAAGGTAAAATACCAGTGTTTAAAGGCCATATTCTTAGTAATCAGGATATGATTATAAGACAACATATACTCAATATCATGTGCAGATTTTATACAAGCTGGTCTTCACCAGGAGAACAATCAACTGGATTATATGATGGAATTGGAAGGATGAAAGAGCTGGAGCAGGATGACCTTATCAGATTTGGATTATATTCTCTTGAGGTGACTGAAAAGGGAAGGCCTTTTATGAGAAACATTTGTATGGCACTTGATGCAAGGATGCATGCAACATCAGCTAAGGAAGTGAAGTTTTCAAAGGTAGTATAA
- a CDS encoding sulfite exporter TauE/SafE family protein, translating to MFYAAFIIGLVSSLHCLGMCGPLAFALPVRTTNKWNKLFKYLLYNFGRILTYALFGLVSGLIGKGFAVVGLQKVLSVSSGILIIMTIIFIYNPIKIDLFSQLTNSINQKVKAGFQKYFQNSSFTSLFILGVLNGLLPCGVVYITLLSAIATGDSISGAIYMMLFGLGTMPMMLAVGLTGNVLREKLKPVFFKIIPLIGCIVGAMLIMRGLNTTISPKGAVRSCCHSQTCH from the coding sequence ATGTTTTATGCAGCATTTATAATAGGTCTTGTAAGCAGTCTCCATTGCTTAGGTATGTGTGGGCCACTGGCATTTGCTTTACCAGTGAGGACAACTAATAAATGGAATAAGCTGTTCAAATACCTCTTGTACAACTTCGGAAGGATACTTACTTATGCTTTATTTGGATTAGTATCAGGGCTTATTGGTAAAGGTTTTGCAGTGGTGGGATTGCAGAAAGTGCTTTCTGTCAGTTCAGGAATTCTGATTATTATGACGATCATTTTTATCTATAATCCAATTAAGATTGATCTGTTCTCTCAATTAACTAATTCTATTAATCAAAAAGTAAAGGCAGGTTTTCAAAAGTACTTTCAGAATTCAAGCTTTACTTCATTATTTATATTGGGAGTTTTAAATGGCTTATTGCCTTGTGGGGTTGTATATATAACCTTGTTAAGCGCAATAGCCACAGGTGATTCTATATCTGGAGCAATCTATATGATGTTATTTGGATTGGGCACTATGCCTATGATGTTGGCAGTAGGGTTAACAGGAAACGTCTTAAGAGAAAAATTAAAACCTGTCTTTTTTAAGATCATACCATTGATAGGATGTATAGTTGGAGCGATGCTTATTATGAGGGGTTTAAATACTACCATATCGCCCAAAGGTGCAGTACGCAGTTGTTGTCACAGTCAAACTTGTCACTAG
- a CDS encoding FixH family protein, whose product MSWGYRITILTMSFVGFMTFLVISAFRQDFDLVTEDYYGRELQFQNQIEKQSNQMQLKDSLTCIVSDNNVILKFPDELIQNKISGEVLFFRPSDAKKDVKRLINSNNGVEVFKKELFQKGYYKVQVDYSSGGKKYYYEKSIIIS is encoded by the coding sequence ATGAGCTGGGGATATAGAATTACAATACTTACGATGAGCTTTGTAGGCTTCATGACTTTTTTGGTTATCAGTGCTTTCAGACAGGACTTTGATCTTGTTACTGAAGACTATTACGGAAGGGAATTACAGTTTCAGAATCAGATTGAAAAGCAAAGCAATCAGATGCAATTGAAGGATTCTCTCACCTGTATTGTATCAGACAATAATGTGATCCTAAAATTTCCTGATGAACTCATACAGAATAAAATATCTGGTGAAGTATTATTCTTCAGACCTTCAGATGCTAAGAAAGATGTTAAAAGGCTTATCAATTCCAATAATGGTGTAGAGGTCTTCAAGAAAGAATTGTTTCAGAAAGGATATTACAAAGTGCAGGTGGATTATAGTTCAGGAGGGAAAAAGTATTACTATGAAAAGTCAATCATAATCAGTTAG
- the ccoG gene encoding cytochrome c oxidase accessory protein CcoG, whose product MERSELTNVNQDESFRDSISTVDKSGKRIWLYPKNSKGKLTNYRYLLSLLFIGMMVAGTFIKIDGEPLLLLNIIERKFIIFGKIFWPQDFHIFLLIMIAFVVFIGIFTMVYGRVFCGWICPQTIFMESVFRKIEYWIEGDFKTRVALDKAPLSAEKFFKKLSKHLIFFSISFLIASIFLSYILGVEKVLKIMHENPTNHPGMFTSHLVFSFAFYWVFSRIREQVCTTICPYGRLQGVLLDKNSLIVAYDYVKGEKRGKLKAKESRKEAGKGDCIDCNQCVNVCPMGIDIRNGTQMECTNCTACIDACNFMMRSVGLAEGLIRMDSEAGIAESKPFKVTTRIAVYTGVLLVLIGFIFILLLMRTDIETSILRTPGVSYQELPDNKVSNLYNIKMINKTSKEIQVKIKVLSDDGEIKLVGKEPIIPSQGTAETAAFIVLDKADIKKAKTKIKIGVYSDGKELETLTTSFIGPLN is encoded by the coding sequence ATGGAAAGGTCTGAATTAACAAATGTGAACCAGGATGAGTCTTTCAGAGATTCTATCTCTACCGTTGACAAGTCCGGAAAAAGAATCTGGCTATATCCCAAAAACTCAAAAGGAAAGCTAACAAATTACCGCTATTTACTTTCCTTATTGTTTATAGGAATGATGGTTGCAGGAACTTTCATTAAAATTGATGGTGAGCCACTGCTCCTATTGAATATCATTGAAAGGAAGTTCATCATTTTCGGAAAGATATTCTGGCCACAGGACTTCCATATATTCCTGTTGATCATGATAGCTTTTGTTGTCTTCATAGGAATATTTACAATGGTATATGGAAGAGTCTTTTGTGGATGGATTTGTCCTCAGACTATATTCATGGAATCAGTATTCCGGAAAATAGAATACTGGATAGAAGGAGACTTCAAAACAAGAGTAGCTTTAGATAAAGCTCCGCTGAGCGCTGAGAAGTTCTTTAAAAAACTTTCCAAGCATCTGATCTTCTTCAGCATCTCATTCCTGATTGCCAGTATATTCCTTAGCTATATACTAGGTGTCGAGAAGGTTTTGAAGATTATGCATGAAAACCCTACAAATCATCCGGGAATGTTTACTTCTCACCTGGTATTTTCATTCGCATTCTACTGGGTGTTTTCAAGAATAAGAGAACAGGTTTGTACTACGATTTGTCCTTATGGAAGACTACAAGGAGTATTGCTGGATAAGAATTCTCTGATTGTTGCTTATGATTATGTGAAGGGAGAGAAGCGTGGAAAGTTAAAGGCAAAGGAATCACGCAAGGAAGCTGGCAAAGGAGATTGCATTGACTGTAATCAATGCGTAAATGTCTGTCCTATGGGTATTGATATCAGAAACGGAACTCAGATGGAATGCACTAATTGTACAGCTTGCATTGATGCATGTAATTTTATGATGCGCAGCGTAGGCTTAGCGGAGGGACTTATCAGAATGGACTCAGAAGCAGGAATTGCTGAAAGTAAACCATTCAAAGTAACTACAAGAATTGCAGTATATACCGGAGTTTTGTTAGTTCTGATCGGATTTATATTCATTTTATTGTTAATGAGGACTGATATTGAGACAAGCATTTTGAGAACTCCAGGAGTTTCCTATCAGGAGCTTCCCGACAATAAAGTCAGCAATCTCTATAATATAAAGATGATCAATAAGACAAGTAAAGAGATTCAAGTCAAGATAAAAGTATTATCAGATGACGGAGAAATAAAACTTGTAGGTAAAGAGCCTATAATTCCATCACAGGGAACCGCTGAGACTGCTGCATTTATAGTACTGGATAAAGCTGACATAAAAAAGGCTAAAACTAAAATTAAAATAGGAGTCTATTCTGATGGTAAAGAACTTGAAACTTTAACAACCAGTTTCATAGGACCTCTTAACTGA
- a CDS encoding cbb3-type cytochrome c oxidase N-terminal domain-containing protein: MKRIFKDFINMKSILALLLVLSPFISKADAVAAAPQSADMFSVIILVILVLITLVLLYILFILKLFLDHAKPKASAEPVMAGFLKKLTDTVPIDQEESILTDHVYDDIRELDNNLPPWWKYMFYATIVFSFVYIYYYHFNENGQLQIEEYTEELAVAEKEKEAYMKLAANSIDETNVKLADIKGIEKGKSLFVQNCAACHGASGEGGVGPNLTDPYWLHGGGVKNVFKTIKYGVPQKGMISWKAQLSPSAIQEVASYIISIQGSNPANGKAPQGDKYEGKE, translated from the coding sequence ATGAAGAGAATATTTAAAGATTTTATCAATATGAAATCCATACTTGCCCTGCTTTTAGTTTTAAGTCCGTTCATTTCAAAAGCTGATGCTGTAGCAGCAGCTCCTCAATCAGCGGATATGTTCAGTGTCATAATACTTGTGATACTTGTATTGATAACTCTTGTTCTGCTGTATATACTATTTATATTAAAACTATTTCTGGATCATGCGAAGCCTAAGGCATCGGCAGAACCTGTAATGGCAGGATTTCTAAAGAAACTTACAGATACGGTTCCAATAGATCAGGAAGAAAGTATTCTTACTGATCATGTTTACGACGACATAAGGGAACTTGATAATAATCTTCCTCCATGGTGGAAATACATGTTTTATGCAACAATAGTATTCTCCTTTGTTTACATCTATTATTATCATTTCAATGAAAATGGCCAGTTACAGATAGAAGAATATACGGAAGAGCTTGCTGTGGCGGAAAAAGAGAAAGAAGCCTATATGAAGCTTGCAGCAAATAGCATTGATGAAACCAATGTTAAACTGGCTGATATAAAAGGTATTGAAAAAGGCAAAAGCCTGTTCGTGCAAAACTGCGCTGCTTGTCATGGTGCATCAGGAGAAGGTGGAGTAGGACCTAACCTGACAGACCCTTACTGGTTGCATGGAGGAGGAGTAAAGAATGTATTTAAAACCATTAAATATGGAGTGCCACAGAAGGGGATGATATCTTGGAAAGCTCAGTTAAGTCCTTCAGCAATTCAGGAAGTAGCTAGCTATATTATAAGCATTCAGGGAAGTAATCCTGCAAATGGCAAAGCTCCTCAGGGAGATAAGTACGAAGGAAAAGAGTAG
- the ccoN gene encoding cytochrome-c oxidase, cbb3-type subunit I, which yields MHLERFSYDNAIVRNFAFATMIWGVIGMLVGLTAALQLAFPALNFGLEFTTFGRIRPLHTNAVIFAFVGNGIFTGVYYSLQRLCKTRMFSDVLSQINFWGWQLIILSAVITLPLGYTTSKEYAELEWPIDIAITLIWVVFGWNMFATILKRREKHLYVAIWFYIGTFVTVAVLHIVNSFELPVTFMKSYSWYAGVQDALVQWWYGHNAVAFFLTTPYLGLMYYFVPKAANRPVYSYRLSIIHFWALIFLYIWAGPHHLLYTALPDWAQSLGVVFSVMLIAPSWGGMLNGLLTLRGAWDKVREDVVLKFMVVALTCYGMATFEGPMLSLKNVNAISHFTDWTVAHVHVGGLGWNGFLTFGMLYWLFPKLFRVELFSKRLANFHFWIGSLGIIFYALPMYWAGFTQSLMWKEFTAEGLLAYPNFLETVTQIKTMYMLRALGGAMFIVGTVVMCYNLFMTAKQGSFLANEEAEAPAIHKDVKEENEHWHRLIERRPVQMMVLSLVVILIGGIVEMIPTFLVKSNIPTIASVKPYTALELHGRDLYIKEGCNNCHSQMVRPFRSETERYGEYSKAGEFIYDHPHLWGSKRTGPDIHRVGGKYPDSWHYNHMLDPESMSPGSIMPAYPWLFEKDLDTTTTAGKITAMRQLGVPYPSGYEAQANDDLRKQANEISARLKESGVKTKSEKEIIALIAYLQRLGTDIKAKPLAHED from the coding sequence ATGCACTTAGAACGGTTTTCATACGACAATGCAATCGTCCGGAATTTTGCCTTTGCAACAATGATCTGGGGAGTCATAGGAATGCTCGTCGGACTCACGGCAGCGCTTCAACTCGCATTTCCAGCCTTGAACTTCGGACTCGAGTTCACCACATTCGGAAGAATCCGGCCATTACACACTAATGCTGTAATCTTCGCCTTTGTAGGAAATGGAATTTTCACAGGTGTTTATTACTCTTTACAGAGACTCTGTAAAACAAGAATGTTTAGTGATGTGCTTAGCCAAATCAACTTCTGGGGATGGCAGCTGATCATCCTTTCAGCAGTAATTACTCTGCCGCTGGGTTACACCACCAGCAAAGAGTATGCTGAACTGGAATGGCCTATAGATATCGCAATCACGCTTATCTGGGTAGTTTTCGGATGGAATATGTTTGCTACTATCCTTAAAAGAAGAGAGAAGCACTTGTATGTCGCTATCTGGTTTTATATTGGAACCTTCGTTACGGTTGCTGTATTGCACATTGTGAACTCATTTGAACTTCCGGTGACCTTTATGAAAAGTTATTCCTGGTATGCAGGTGTTCAGGATGCTCTTGTTCAATGGTGGTATGGACATAATGCAGTTGCATTCTTTCTGACAACTCCATATCTGGGACTTATGTATTACTTTGTTCCGAAAGCTGCAAACAGACCGGTTTATTCTTACAGACTTTCAATCATACACTTCTGGGCATTGATTTTCCTATATATCTGGGCAGGCCCTCACCACTTGTTATACACGGCTCTTCCTGATTGGGCGCAATCACTTGGTGTTGTATTTTCTGTAATGCTTATAGCACCTTCCTGGGGAGGTATGCTGAATGGATTGCTTACTTTGAGAGGTGCATGGGACAAAGTACGTGAAGATGTCGTTCTTAAATTTATGGTGGTGGCATTAACCTGTTATGGTATGGCTACCTTCGAAGGTCCGATGCTTTCTCTGAAAAATGTAAACGCTATTAGCCACTTTACAGACTGGACTGTAGCACACGTACACGTTGGTGGACTTGGCTGGAACGGATTTCTGACATTTGGGATGTTATACTGGTTGTTCCCGAAATTATTCAGAGTAGAACTGTTTTCAAAAAGACTTGCCAACTTCCATTTCTGGATCGGCTCTTTAGGAATCATTTTCTATGCACTTCCAATGTACTGGGCTGGTTTTACACAAAGTTTGATGTGGAAAGAATTTACAGCAGAAGGTTTGTTAGCATATCCTAACTTCCTTGAAACTGTAACTCAGATAAAAACAATGTACATGCTTAGAGCTCTTGGAGGAGCAATGTTCATAGTAGGTACAGTAGTGATGTGCTACAACTTATTTATGACGGCTAAACAAGGTTCATTCCTTGCTAATGAAGAAGCTGAAGCTCCAGCGATTCATAAAGATGTAAAAGAAGAAAATGAGCACTGGCACAGACTGATTGAACGAAGACCTGTTCAGATGATGGTACTTAGTCTTGTCGTAATTCTGATAGGTGGAATTGTAGAGATGATACCAACATTCCTGGTAAAATCAAATATTCCGACAATAGCAAGTGTAAAACCTTATACAGCTTTGGAGCTACATGGAAGAGATCTTTACATCAAAGAAGGATGTAATAACTGTCACTCACAAATGGTAAGACCATTCAGATCTGAGACTGAGAGGTATGGAGAGTATTCAAAGGCTGGTGAATTTATATATGATCACCCACACCTTTGGGGCTCAAAGAGAACCGGTCCAGATATTCACAGAGTAGGAGGTAAATATCCTGACTCATGGCACTATAATCATATGCTTGATCCGGAAAGTATGTCTCCTGGTTCCATCATGCCTGCCTATCCATGGTTGTTTGAAAAGGACCTGGATACCACTACTACCGCAGGAAAAATTACTGCAATGAGACAACTGGGAGTGCCATACCCAAGTGGTTATGAGGCTCAGGCAAATGATGACCTTAGAAAACAGGCAAATGAAATTTCAGCAAGACTTAAAGAGTCTGGAGTAAAAACAAAGAGTGAAAAAGAAATTATTGCTCTGATAGCTTATCTGCAAAGATTAGGAACTGATATAAAAGCAAAACCACTAGCTCACGAAGACTGA
- the ccoS gene encoding cbb3-type cytochrome oxidase assembly protein CcoS — MSVLIILVIFSLLVAGSFLGAFIWAIRDGQYEDDYSPSVRMLFDSKKSEIKHKSNK, encoded by the coding sequence ATGAGTGTACTGATCATACTTGTGATTTTCAGCCTGCTGGTAGCAGGATCGTTTTTGGGAGCTTTTATATGGGCTATCAGAGACGGACAATACGAAGACGACTATTCTCCATCTGTAAGGATGTTATTTGACTCAAAAAAATCAGAAATAAAACATAAAAGTAACAAGTAA